In one window of Oryza sativa Japonica Group chromosome 9, ASM3414082v1 DNA:
- the LOC4347093 gene encoding cellulose synthase A catalytic subunit 9 [UDP-forming] produces the protein MEASAGLVAGSHNRNELVLIRGHEEPKPLRALSGQVCEICGDEVGRTVDGDLFVACNECGFPVCRPCYEYERREGTQNCPQCKTRYKRLKGSPRVPGDEDEEDIDDLEHEFNIDDEKQKQLQQDQDGMQNSHITEAMLHGKMSYGRGPDDGDGNSTPLPPIITGARSVPVSGEFPISNSHGHGEFSSSLHKRIHPYPVSEPGSAKWDEKKEVSWKERMDDWKSKQGIVAGGAPDPDDYDADVPLNDEARQPLSRKVSIASSKVNPYRMVIILRLVVLGFFLRYRILHPVPDAIPLWLTSIICEIWFAVSWILDQFPKWYPIDRETYLDRLSLRYEREGEPSLLSAVDLFVSTVDPLKEPPLVTANTVLSILAVDYPVDKVSCYVSDDGASMLTFESLSETAEFARKWVPFCKKFSIEPRAPEFYFSQKVDYLKDKVHPNFVQERRAMKREYEEFKVRINALVAKAQKVPAEGWIMKDGTPWPGNNTRDHPGMIQVFLGHSGGHDTEGNELPRLVYVSREKRPGFQHHKKAGAMNALIRVSAVLTNAPFMLNLDCDHYINNSKAIREAMCFLMDPQVGRKVCYVQFPQRFDGIDVHDRYANRNTVFFDINMKGLDGIQGPVYVGTGCVFRRQALYGYNPPKGPKRPKMVTCDCCPCFGRKKRKHGKDGLPEAVAADGGMDSDKEMLMSQMNFEKRFGQSAAFVTSTLMEEGGVPPSSSPAALLKEAIHVISCGYEDKTDWGLELGWIYGSITEDILTGFKMHCRGWRSVYCMPKRAAFKGSAPINLSDRLNQVLRWALGSVEIFFSRHSPLLYGYKNGNLKWLERFSYINTTIYPFTSLPLLAYCTLPAVCLLTGKFIMPPISTFASLFFIALFISIFATGILEMRWSGVSIEEWWRNEQFWVIGGVSAHLFAVVQGLLKVLAGIDTNFTVTSKATGDEDDEFAELYAFKWTTLLIPPTTLLILNIIGVVAGVSDAINNGSEAWGPLFGKLFFAFWVIVHLYPFLKGLMGRQNRTPTIVVIWSVLLASIFSLLWVRIDPFTIKARGPDVRQCGINC, from the exons ATGGAGGCGAGCGCCGGGCTGGTGGCCGGGTCGCACAACCGGAACGAGCTGGTGCTGATCCGGGGGCACGAGGAGCCCAAGCCGCTGCGGGCGCTGAGCGGGCAGGTGTGCGAGATATGCGGCGACGAGGTCGGCCGCACCGTCGACGGCGACCTCTTCGTCGCCTGCAACGAGTGCGGCTTCCCGGTGTGCCGCCCCTGCTACGAGTACGAGCGCCGCGAGGGCACCCAGAACTGCCCCCAGTGCAAGACCCGCTACAAGCGCCTCAAGG GGAGCCCGAGGGTGCCcggggacgaggacgaggaggacatTGACGACCTGGAGCACGAGTTCAACATCGACGACGAGAAGCAGAAGCAGCTGCAGCAGGATCAGGATGGCATGCAGAACAGCCACATCACCGAGGCGATGCTGCACGGCAAGATGAGCTACGGGAGGGgccccgacgacggcgacggcaacagcACCCCGCTCCCGCCGATCATCACCGGCGCTCGCTCCGTCCCG gtgAGCGGGGAGTTCCCGATATCGAAcagccatggccatggcgaGTTCTCCTCTTCCCTGCACAAGCGCATCCACCCCTACCCGGTGTCTGAGCCAG GGAGTGCAAAGTGGGACGAGAAGAAAGAGGTGAGCTGGAAGGAGAGGATGGACGACTGGAAATCCAAGCAGggcatcgtcgccggcggcgcccccgATCCCGACGACTACGACGCCGACGTCCCACT GAACGACGAGGCGAGGCAGCCGCTGTCGAGGAAGGTGTCGATCGCGTCGAGCAAGGTGAACCCGTACCGGATGGTGATCATCCTCCGTCTCGTGGTGCTCGGCTTCTTCCTCCGGTACCGCATCCTCCACCCGGTGCCCGACGCCATCCCGCTGTGGCTCACCTCCATCATCTGCGAGATCTGGTTCGCCGTGTCGTGGATCCTCGACCAGTTCCCCAAGTGGTACCCGATCGACAGGGAGACCTACCTCGACCGCCTCTCCCTCCGCTACGAGCGCGAGGGGGAGCCGTCGCTGCTGTCGGCGGTGGACCTGTTCGTCAGCACGGTGGATCCGCTCAAGGAGCCGCCGCTGGTCACGGCCAACACCGTGCTGTCCATCCTCGCCGTCGACTACCCCGTCGACAAGGTGTCCTGCTACGTCTCCGACGACGGCGCGTCCATGCTCACGTTCGAGTCGCTGTCGGAGACGGCGGAGTTCGCCCGCAAGTGGGTGCCATTCTGCAAGAAGTTCAGCATCGAGCCCCGCGCCCCGGAGTTCTACTTCTCCCAGAAGGTCGACTACCTCAAGGACAAGGTCCATCCCAACTTCGTCCAGGAGCGCCGCGCCATGAAG AGAGAGTACGAGGAGTTCAAGGTGAGGATCAACGCGCTGGTGGCGAAGGCGCAGAAGGTGCCGGCGGAAGGGTGGATCATGAAGGACGGGACGCCATGGCCGGGGAACAACACCCGCGACCACCCGGGCATGATCCAGGTGTTCCTCGGCCACAGCGGCGGCCACGACACCGAGGGCAACGAGCTCCCCCGCCTCGTCTACGTCTCCCGTGAGAAGCGCCCCGGCTTCCAGCACCACAAGAAGGCCGGCGCCATGAACGCCCTC ATTCGTGTGTCGGCCGTGCTGACGAACGCGCCGTTCATGCTCAACTTGGATTGCGATCACTACATCAACAACAGCAAGGCCATCAGGGAGGCGATGTGCTTCCTCATGGATCCGCAGGTCGGACGGAAGGTTTGCTACGTGCAGTTCCCGCAGAGGTTCGACGGCATCGACGTCCACGACCGATACGCCAACCGCAACACCGTCTTCTTCGAC ATCAACATGAAGGGGCTTGATGGGATCCAGGGCCCGGTGTACGTCGGGACAGGGTGCGTGTTCAGGCGGCAGGCGCTGTACGGATACAACCCACCCAAGGGACCCAAGAGGCCCAAGATGGTGACCTGCGACTGCTGCCCTTGCTTCGGGAGGAAGAAGCGGAAGCACGGCAAGGACGGCCTCCcggaggccgtcgccgccgacggcg GGATGGACAGCGACAAGGAGATGCTCATGTCGCAGATGAACTTCGAGAAGCGGTTCGGGCAGTCGGCGGCGTTCGTGACGTCGACGCTGATGGAGGAAGGCGGCGTCCCGCCGTCGTCCAGCCCCGCCGCGCTCCTCAAGGAGGCCATCCATGTCATCAGCTGCGGCTACGAGGACAAGACCGACTGGGGTCTCGAG CTGGGGTGGATCTACGGGTCGATCACGGAGGACATCCTAACGGGGTTCAAGATGCACTGCCGCGGGTGGAGGTCGGTGTACTGCATGCCGAAGAGGGCGGCGTTCAAGGGGTCAGCGCCGATCAACCTATCTGACCGTCTCAACCAGGTGCTCCGGTGGGCGCTCGGCTCCGTCGAGATCTTCTTCAGCCGGCACAGCCCGCTCCTCTACGGCTACAAGAACGGCAACCTCAAGTGGCTCGAGCGCTTCTCCTACATCAACACCACCATCTACCCCTTCacttctctccccctcctcgccTACTGCACCCTACCCGCCGTCTGCCTCCTCACCGGCAAGTTCATCATGCCTCCG ATTAGCACGTTTGCGAGTTTGTTCTTCATCGCGCTCTTCATCTCCATCTTCGCGACGGGCATCCTGGAGATGAGGTGGAGCGGGGTGAGCATCGAGGAGTGGTGGAGGAACGAGCAGTTCTGGGTCATCGGCGGCGTGTCGGCGCACCTGTTCGCGGTGGTGCAGGGCCTGCTCAAGGTGCTGGCCGGGATCGACACCAACTTCACCGTCACGTCCAAGGCCACcggagacgaggacgacgagtTCGCGGAGCTCTACGCCTTCAAGTGGACCACCCTCCTCATCCCGCCCACCACGCTGCTCATCCTCAACATcatcggcgtcgtcgccggcgtctccgACGCCATCAACAACGGCTCCGAGGCGTGGGGCCCGCTCTTCGGGAAGCTCTTCTTCGCCTTCTGGGTCATCGTCCACCTCTACCCCTTCCTCAAGGGGCTCATGGGGAGGCAGAACCGGACGCCCACCATTGTTGTCATCTGGTCCGTGCTGCTCGCCTCCATCTTTTCCTTGCTCTGGGTCAGGATTGATCCCTTCACCATCAAGGCCAGGGGCCCTGACGTCAGGCAGTGCGGCATCAACTGCTGA